Part of the Methanothermobacter sp. genome, GGCATGATATTCGCAGTCATTGTGATGCTGATGGTCATATATCTGCCCCCAATGCAGCCGGTTTTCGGGACACAGCCACTGAAACCGGTTGAATGGCTGATGATCATCCTCTTTGCTCCACTGGTTTTTCTTACAGATGAGGCGAGGAAGTTAATTCAGAGGAGGCTTGGTTGATCAGATATTTTTTCCTCAGAGAAGACCGGTAACCATATCATGAGCCGACTAGCAGGACTCTTTCAGAAATTTTTTAATAATGCAAATTAGAAACGTATTGCAGAGGAGGTGCCTGAATGAGATGGATTGCACTTATGCTTTTGATGGTATTTCTTGCCGGCGCCCTTGAAGCATGCGCTGCACACGACTCAGATTCCATGAAACCCACAATCAAGAGGGGCGGATTCAGCGGATTTAAGGGTTCATCAAAGAAGCTCAAAACAGATCTTGACGATGACGATGAGGGGGGCTCCGGCGGCTGGTGGCTGCTTGCAGCTATTGTGATTGTTCTGATTGTTGCTGTGGTTCTGGCATACATATTCTTCACAAGGCGGGGGTCCCCATAAGGGAAGGGTAATTGAAATGGTGCTCATAGTTGAGATAATAAGGAAACACCTTCCCCGGCTTATGAGGGTCCCGGCTGCGCGGATATTCCTCCTTGCAGCAGCGGTCATCGCCTACGGAACCCTTGGATTCCACTTCATTGAGGGTGAATCATGGACGGTATCATTCTACTGGACCTTCGTGACCATAGGGACCGTGGGTTATGGGGACTACAGCCCATCAACACCACTGGGGATGTACTTCACCGTGACCCTCATAGTCCTGGGTATAGGGACATTTGCCATCGCAGTTGAGACACTCCTTGAATTCCTGATAAAGAGACAGCAGATGAGGCTTATGGGGCTGATAGACGTGGTTAAATCAAAACATGTGGTTATATGCGGGTGGAGTGAGAGCACACTGGAGTGCCTGAGGGAACTCGGTGGAAGCGAGGTCTTTGTGCTCGCAGAGGATGAGGGCGTCAGGAAGACTGTCCTCAAGAATGGTGCCAATTTCGTGCATGGAGACCCAACAAGGATATCTGACCTTGAAAAGGCCAATGTAAAGGGTTCAAGGGCAGTTATAGTTGACATGGAGTCTGATTCAGAGACAATACACTGTATACTGGGGATAAGGAAAATTGACTCCAGTGTGAGGATAATAGCCGAGGCCGAACGCTATGAGAACATCGAGCAGATCCGGATGGCAGGGGCCGACCAGGTGATCTCACCATTTGTTATATCCGGCAGGCTCATGTCAAAAAGCATAGACGATGGCTATGAGGCCATGTTTGTACAGGATGTCCTTGCAGAGGGATCCACAAGGAGGATGGTCGAAGTTCCAGTACCCCCTGAAAGCCCCATTGAGGGTGTATCGGTTCTTGAAGCGGACATCCATGAGCGGACAGGCGTGATAGTAATTGGCGTGGGGCGGGGCGATGAACTCATAATAGACCCACCCAGGGATTACGTATTCAAAGAGGGTGATATAATTCTGGGGATAGGGAAAACCCATGAGATAGATCGCCTGATGGAATACATCGGGTCATAATCACGGAATTATGGCCATATAACAGGGATCCGCCTCAGGGGCTCAACACGCACAGAATCGTCAAGAACAGTCCGGAAGGAATATGCTATCACATTCAAACCTTTACCATGGGCTTCTTTCAGTGCATATGAAAATTCAGGGTCCATTTCAATATTCGGAGAGAAAAAACGTGCATTTTCACCAAAAACCAGAAAAAGGACGCTGCTTTTATAGCCCATTGAGAGCGCGGATGCAAGCTCCTCAACATGCCTCCTTCCCCTTACTGTGGGGGCATCAGGGAAGAGT contains:
- a CDS encoding potassium channel protein: MVLIVEIIRKHLPRLMRVPAARIFLLAAAVIAYGTLGFHFIEGESWTVSFYWTFVTIGTVGYGDYSPSTPLGMYFTVTLIVLGIGTFAIAVETLLEFLIKRQQMRLMGLIDVVKSKHVVICGWSESTLECLRELGGSEVFVLAEDEGVRKTVLKNGANFVHGDPTRISDLEKANVKGSRAVIVDMESDSETIHCILGIRKIDSSVRIIAEAERYENIEQIRMAGADQVISPFVISGRLMSKSIDDGYEAMFVQDVLAEGSTRRMVEVPVPPESPIEGVSVLEADIHERTGVIVIGVGRGDELIIDPPRDYVFKEGDIILGIGKTHEIDRLMEYIGS